The following coding sequences are from one Leptolyngbya sp. NIES-3755 window:
- a CDS encoding transferase hexapeptide repeat containing protein (similar to AA sequence:cyanobase_aa:LBDG_26530): MNHTTDSLNLWQQIVEDWNANGRDWTKPGFRAIAVYRFGVWRMGIQPLILRAPFSVLYRMMFRKVRNTYGIELPYSAKVGRRVIIEHQSAIVIHGNCVIGDDCVIRQGCTLGNRYLDRLEEAPVLGNRVNVGAGAKILGRVHIGDDACIGANAVVLSDVGTGETAIGIPAKILKRKPALERIISSSDVLSLEVAMAASVEE; this comes from the coding sequence GTGAACCATACAACTGATTCTCTCAACTTGTGGCAGCAAATTGTCGAAGATTGGAATGCCAACGGACGCGACTGGACAAAGCCTGGATTTAGAGCGATCGCAGTTTATCGCTTTGGAGTCTGGCGCATGGGAATTCAGCCGCTAATCTTACGTGCGCCCTTCAGCGTTTTGTACCGTATGATGTTTCGTAAAGTCCGCAACACCTACGGGATTGAGTTGCCTTACAGCGCTAAAGTCGGACGCAGAGTGATCATCGAGCATCAAAGCGCGATCGTGATTCACGGAAATTGTGTGATCGGTGATGATTGTGTGATTCGCCAAGGTTGCACATTAGGAAATCGCTATCTCGATCGATTAGAAGAAGCTCCCGTTTTAGGAAATCGTGTCAATGTGGGCGCGGGTGCGAAAATTCTCGGTCGTGTTCACATTGGCGATGATGCTTGTATTGGTGCGAATGCGGTCGTGCTTTCAGATGTGGGTACAGGCGAAACTGCGATCGGGATTCCTGCAAAAATTCTCAAACGCAAACCTGCCCTTGAGCGCATCATTTCCAGCAGTGATGTTTTGAGTCTAGAGGTCGCTATGGCGGCTTCCGTCGAAGAGTAG
- a CDS encoding glycosyl transferase, group 1 family protein (similar to AA sequence:cyanobase_aa:LBDG_26540), translating into MKRDVPKIAYLINQYPKVSHSFIRREIHAIEECGLPVGRYAIRSCRAELVDEADEQELALTRTVLESGAGTLLKSLIKAVLTRPTQVFQALKLAIKFGQRSDRGVLRHLIYLAEACVLNDWFQEDGVQHIHAHFGTNSTTVAMLCTALGGPTYSFTIHGPEEFDTIQALSIVEKVERSSFVATVSSFSKSQLYRWCDQSQWNKVKIIHCGVDRSFFTETTPIPAEPRIVCVGRLCEAKGQLLLIEAIKPIVAAGIPIKLVLVGDGAIRPQIEAMITAADLQNHVEITGWASNEEVRKQILAARALVLPSFAEGLPVALMESLALHRPVISTYIAGIPELVTPNQSGWLVPSGSISDLTDAIKSAITLPPEVLEQMGRTGAERVARHHDAATEAQKLAALFTEVIQPTIVESVLTEVQPAVSIAQ; encoded by the coding sequence ATGAAGAGAGATGTGCCCAAAATCGCATATCTGATTAATCAATATCCGAAGGTTAGTCATAGTTTTATTCGTCGCGAAATTCATGCGATCGAAGAGTGCGGTCTCCCGGTGGGACGGTATGCAATTCGATCGTGCCGAGCCGAGTTAGTCGATGAGGCAGACGAACAAGAATTAGCGTTAACTCGAACGGTTTTAGAAAGCGGTGCAGGAACGCTGTTAAAAAGCCTGATAAAAGCGGTTTTGACGCGCCCAACTCAAGTATTCCAAGCGCTCAAACTGGCGATAAAATTTGGGCAACGGTCTGATCGAGGCGTGTTGCGTCATCTGATCTATCTTGCGGAAGCCTGTGTGCTCAATGATTGGTTCCAAGAAGACGGCGTTCAGCACATTCACGCCCACTTTGGAACGAATTCCACAACTGTCGCAATGCTCTGTACAGCTTTAGGCGGACCGACTTACAGCTTTACAATCCATGGACCCGAAGAGTTTGACACGATTCAAGCGTTGTCGATCGTTGAAAAAGTTGAGCGATCGTCTTTCGTCGCTACGGTCAGTTCTTTCAGCAAAAGCCAACTGTATCGGTGGTGTGACCAATCCCAGTGGAACAAAGTAAAAATCATTCACTGTGGAGTTGATCGAAGCTTTTTCACTGAAACGACACCGATTCCCGCAGAACCCCGAATTGTTTGTGTCGGGCGACTCTGCGAAGCGAAAGGGCAATTACTCCTGATCGAAGCGATTAAGCCGATCGTCGCCGCAGGCATTCCAATCAAGCTCGTTCTCGTCGGGGATGGTGCAATCCGTCCTCAAATCGAAGCGATGATTACCGCCGCAGACTTGCAAAATCACGTCGAAATCACCGGGTGGGCAAGCAACGAGGAAGTTCGCAAACAAATTCTCGCCGCTCGTGCTCTCGTGCTTCCAAGTTTTGCTGAAGGCTTACCTGTGGCGCTGATGGAATCTCTCGCGCTTCATCGTCCAGTCATCAGCACTTACATCGCGGGCATTCCTGAGCTAGTCACTCCTAATCAATCCGGTTGGCTTGTGCCATCAGGCTCGATCTCTGATTTAACCGATGCGATCAAGAGCGCGATTACACTCCCACCTGAAGTTCTAGAACAAATGGGAAGAACAGGTGCAGAACGGGTTGCTCGACATCATGATGCTGCAACCGAAGCGCAGAAACTTGCCGCCCTGTTTACGGAAGTGATTCAGCCCACGATCGTTGAATCTGTTTTGACCGAAGTGCAACCTGCTGTCTCGATCGCGCAATAA